A window of the Euzebya pacifica genome harbors these coding sequences:
- the recF gene encoding DNA replication/repair protein RecF (All proteins in this family for which functions are known are DNA-binding proteins that assist the filamentation of RecA onto DNA for the initiation of recombination or recombinational repair.), which translates to MRLESLHLLDVRNYERLDLELQPGVTTFVGSNAQGKTNLLEAVHYLSLGRSHRVSSDQAMVRAGADAAVIRAEARSDMGQRIAVSVELRQGRNRAQLNGQPMQRMSDAFGAIRSVMLAPEDLTLVRRDPGDRRRFLDDLLAGRRATFAGVRSDLDRALAQRNAVLKDARITGRLQRDVLEVWTDTYVNTAGPVLAARIAAINALAAPVAEAYADLVAASPAQDVGRLPVLAYELSWGRTVTGTAGQPVPDPAELAAELREALAEQERDEVRRGMTLVGPHRDELFLGIGDLPAKGYASHGEQWSLALALKLASHEVIGEIGDQPIVLLDDVFAELDADRRRRLAARCAAFEQVLVTAAVGTEVPLEGMRVHIRAGTVIDPPSTGGST; encoded by the coding sequence ATGCGGCTGGAATCGCTGCACCTGCTCGACGTGCGCAACTACGAACGGCTGGACCTCGAGCTCCAGCCGGGGGTGACGACGTTCGTCGGCTCCAACGCGCAGGGCAAGACCAACCTGCTGGAGGCCGTGCACTACCTGTCGCTGGGCCGTTCCCACCGGGTCTCCAGCGACCAGGCGATGGTCCGGGCCGGCGCGGACGCCGCGGTCATCAGGGCCGAAGCGCGCAGCGACATGGGCCAACGGATCGCCGTCAGCGTCGAGCTCCGCCAGGGACGCAACCGTGCGCAGCTCAACGGGCAACCCATGCAGCGGATGTCCGACGCGTTCGGCGCGATCCGCTCCGTCATGCTGGCCCCGGAGGACCTGACCCTGGTCCGCCGTGACCCCGGCGACCGGCGTCGGTTCCTCGACGACCTGCTGGCGGGGCGACGGGCCACGTTCGCCGGCGTCCGGAGCGACCTCGACCGTGCGCTCGCCCAGCGCAACGCGGTCCTCAAGGACGCCCGGATCACGGGTCGTCTGCAGCGCGACGTGCTGGAGGTGTGGACCGACACCTACGTCAACACCGCCGGCCCGGTGCTGGCTGCCCGCATCGCCGCCATCAACGCCCTCGCGGCACCCGTCGCCGAGGCCTACGCCGACCTGGTGGCCGCCAGCCCCGCCCAGGACGTGGGACGACTGCCCGTCCTGGCCTACGAGCTGTCGTGGGGGCGTACCGTCACCGGGACGGCGGGCCAACCGGTGCCCGACCCGGCCGAGCTGGCCGCAGAGCTGCGCGAAGCCCTGGCCGAGCAGGAACGCGACGAGGTCCGCCGCGGCATGACGCTGGTCGGACCGCACCGCGACGAGCTCTTCCTCGGCATCGGGGACCTGCCGGCCAAGGGGTACGCCAGCCACGGGGAGCAGTGGTCGCTGGCCCTCGCCCTCAAGCTCGCCTCCCACGAGGTCATCGGTGAGATCGGCGATCAGCCGATCGTCCTCCTCGACGACGTGTTCGCCGAGCTCGACGCCGATCGACGCCGTCGGTTGGCCGCGCGCTGCGCAGCCTTCGAGCAGGTCCTGGTCACCGCCGCGGTCGGCACCGAGGTCCCCCTGGAGGGGATGCGCGTGCACATCAGGGCCGGTACGGTCATCGACCCGCCGTCGACCGGAGGATCCACGTGA
- the gyrB gene encoding DNA topoisomerase (ATP-hydrolyzing) subunit B → MSDDQTPKDDVAGEQAEVPTPAAAPESSYEASDITVLEGLEAVRKRPGMYIGSTGPRGLHHLVWEIVDNSVDEAMAGRCDSIDIRLLADGGVRVEDDGRGIPVEMHPTQGKSTLEVVLTILHAGGKFDNQAYAVSGGLHGVGVSVVNALSSRLIAEVKREGKLWRQSFQRGVPDAPIEAVRDLEPGEGTGTIITFWADDQIFETNEYSWETLTTRFRETAFLTAGLRITVADERTGHTDEDGNQLSQEFHAEGGLSDFVAYLNSTKKTEVHDDIIAFTASETHETEGIAEIDMAMQWSNEYHESIHSFANTINTHEGGTHEEGFRAALTSTVNRIATDAGILPIKGQGGIERLEANDIREGLTAVISVKLGDPQFEGQTKTKLGNTHIRSFVQRTVNDQIKTWFEENPAEGKRIFMKAIDSARARKAAQQARDLTRRKGLLDSTSLPGKLADCQSRDPAECEVFVVEGDSAGGTSKQARDRRFQAILPLRGKILNVEKARLTKILENKEVQALITAIGTGIGEEFDIEKARYHKIVMLMDADVDGAHIRTLVLTFLFRYMRPLIEAGYVYIAQPPLYQIQPRGSKSKKSIRYAFSDRERDAILREINPEGTRKIEVQRFKGLGEMDDEQLEMTTMDPSKRNMLQVTLADGAAADQMFSILMGDDVQARRDFIIRNASNVQFLDV, encoded by the coding sequence GTGTCCGACGACCAGACCCCGAAGGACGACGTCGCGGGCGAGCAGGCCGAAGTACCCACGCCTGCTGCCGCGCCGGAGTCCTCCTACGAAGCCAGCGACATCACCGTCCTCGAAGGACTCGAGGCGGTCCGCAAGCGTCCCGGCATGTACATCGGCTCGACCGGCCCGCGTGGCCTGCACCACCTGGTGTGGGAGATCGTCGACAACTCCGTCGACGAGGCGATGGCCGGACGTTGTGACAGCATCGACATCCGGCTCCTCGCCGACGGTGGGGTCAGGGTCGAGGACGACGGCCGCGGCATCCCCGTGGAGATGCACCCGACGCAGGGCAAGTCCACGCTGGAGGTCGTCCTCACGATCCTCCACGCGGGCGGGAAGTTCGACAACCAGGCCTACGCCGTGTCCGGTGGCCTGCACGGGGTGGGTGTCTCGGTCGTCAACGCGCTGTCCAGCCGCCTGATCGCGGAGGTCAAGCGCGAGGGCAAGCTGTGGCGCCAGTCGTTCCAGCGCGGCGTCCCCGACGCGCCCATCGAGGCCGTCCGGGACCTCGAGCCCGGTGAGGGCACCGGCACGATCATCACGTTCTGGGCCGACGACCAGATCTTCGAGACCAACGAGTACAGCTGGGAGACGCTGACCACGCGGTTCCGCGAGACCGCCTTCCTGACCGCTGGCCTGCGGATCACCGTCGCCGACGAGCGCACCGGTCACACCGACGAGGACGGCAACCAGCTCAGCCAGGAGTTCCACGCCGAGGGTGGCCTGTCGGACTTCGTGGCCTACCTGAACTCGACCAAGAAGACCGAGGTCCACGACGACATCATCGCCTTCACGGCCTCGGAGACCCACGAGACCGAGGGCATCGCCGAGATCGACATGGCGATGCAGTGGTCCAACGAGTACCACGAGTCCATCCACTCCTTCGCCAACACCATCAACACCCACGAGGGCGGCACCCACGAGGAGGGATTCCGGGCGGCGCTGACCTCCACGGTCAACCGCATCGCCACCGACGCGGGGATCCTGCCGATCAAGGGCCAGGGCGGCATCGAGCGGCTCGAGGCCAACGACATCCGCGAGGGCCTGACCGCCGTCATCTCCGTCAAGCTCGGTGATCCCCAGTTCGAGGGGCAGACCAAGACCAAGCTCGGCAACACCCACATCCGGTCGTTCGTGCAGCGCACGGTCAACGACCAGATCAAGACCTGGTTCGAGGAGAACCCGGCCGAGGGCAAGCGGATCTTCATGAAGGCCATCGACTCGGCGCGCGCCCGCAAGGCCGCCCAGCAGGCCCGTGACCTGACCCGCCGCAAGGGGCTGCTGGACTCCACGTCCCTGCCGGGCAAGCTGGCGGACTGCCAGTCGCGTGACCCCGCAGAGTGCGAGGTGTTCGTCGTCGAGGGTGACTCGGCCGGTGGCACCTCCAAGCAGGCTCGTGACCGGCGGTTCCAGGCCATCCTCCCGCTGCGCGGGAAGATCCTGAACGTCGAGAAGGCCCGCCTGACCAAGATCCTCGAGAACAAGGAGGTCCAGGCGCTGATCACCGCGATCGGCACCGGGATCGGCGAGGAGTTCGACATCGAGAAGGCGCGGTATCACAAGATCGTGATGCTGATGGACGCCGACGTCGACGGCGCCCACATCCGCACCCTCGTGCTGACGTTCCTGTTCCGCTACATGCGGCCGCTGATCGAAGCCGGGTACGTCTACATCGCCCAGCCGCCGCTGTACCAGATCCAGCCGCGTGGCTCGAAGTCCAAGAAGTCCATCCGCTACGCCTTCTCCGACCGCGAGCGCGACGCCATCCTCCGCGAGATCAACCCCGAGGGGACGCGGAAGATAGAGGTCCAGCGGTTCAAGGGCCTCGGTGAGATGGACGACGAGCAGCTCGAGATGACCACCATGGACCCGTCGAAGCGGAACATGCTGCAGGTCACCCTCGCCGACGGTGCGGCCGCCGACCAGATGTTCTCCATCCTGATGGGCGACGACGTGCAGGCACGTCGCGACTTCATCATCCGCAACGCCAGCAACGTCCAGTTCCTGGACGTCTAG
- the gyrA gene encoding DNA gyrase subunit A, whose product MADDTTPDVPEDATPETPAGEGEATVATEVFEAVEIEEEMQRSYIDYAMSVIVGRALPDVRDGLKPVHRRILFSMWEGGMRAGTQHRKSAAAVGDVMKKYHPHGDSSIYDALVRMAQPWAIRYPLIEGHGNFGSVDGDPPAAMRYTEARLSPLAMELLRDIEEETVDWQDNYDGQESEPLVLPSRFPNLLVNGSAGIAVGMATNVPPHNLGEVTRAIVAQMANPEITLDELMQIIPGPDFPTGALIMGANPIRQAYETGRGSIRMRAVVDIEENRAGEQLVVTELPYQVNKANLALKIAELVNTKRLTGIRDIRDESNRKGIRLVIELKRDANAQVVLNQLYKATQLQDTFGVINLSLVPTGEDEIGPGVPRTMGLKDTISRYITHQIEIITRRTEYRLRKARERAHILEGLIIALDNLDDVIQLIRNSASADAAQSELMSRFDLSDVQATAILNLPLRRLAALERQRIQEEYAELMERIIELEGILADPQKVKDIIVEELEEIADRFGDARRTRIVPAEGDLDIEDLIAEEEVVVTITQAGYIKRVSASEYKVQKRGGKGINAGGLKDEDIIWDLFSTSTHHWVLFFTSKGRMHRIKAWQIPEKSRTARGVYMANVPGLELDKDEVVRTVVHLESLEQNGKHLLFSTRNGIVKRTKLEEYDSPRSTLIAINLRDGDELIDVRLTSGDDDVILVSLKGQSIRFHESDARAMGRNASGVKGMNLADGDELLACAIVEPDGYLVVITDEGYGKRTPLERYPTQKRGGMGVKTAKLTDGRGGLVGAIVAGYEQEIFIVTDRGTIIRMDVKDVRPTGRNTQGVRVMTPRDGAKVASVAKVMELEDDDEESEDGEATDGESTVDLDQQVSTTEVEGIDDEIDGDGESSDGADEEE is encoded by the coding sequence ATGGCTGACGACACCACTCCTGACGTGCCCGAGGACGCCACGCCCGAGACCCCCGCGGGGGAGGGCGAGGCGACCGTGGCCACCGAGGTCTTCGAGGCAGTCGAGATCGAGGAGGAGATGCAGCGCTCCTACATCGATTACGCGATGAGCGTGATCGTGGGACGTGCGTTGCCCGACGTCCGTGACGGCCTCAAGCCCGTCCACCGCCGCATCCTGTTCTCCATGTGGGAGGGCGGCATGCGCGCCGGCACGCAGCACCGCAAGTCCGCGGCTGCCGTCGGTGATGTGATGAAGAAGTACCACCCCCACGGCGACTCCTCGATCTACGACGCGCTGGTCCGCATGGCCCAGCCGTGGGCGATCCGGTACCCGCTGATCGAGGGGCACGGCAACTTCGGCTCCGTCGACGGCGACCCTCCGGCGGCCATGCGGTACACCGAAGCTCGCCTGTCCCCCCTCGCGATGGAGCTCCTCCGCGACATCGAGGAGGAGACCGTCGACTGGCAGGACAACTACGACGGCCAGGAGTCCGAGCCGCTGGTCCTGCCGAGCCGCTTCCCGAACCTGCTGGTCAACGGCTCGGCCGGCATCGCCGTCGGCATGGCCACCAACGTCCCGCCGCACAACCTCGGTGAGGTCACCCGGGCCATCGTGGCGCAGATGGCCAACCCCGAGATCACGCTCGACGAGCTGATGCAGATCATCCCCGGGCCGGACTTCCCGACCGGGGCCCTGATCATGGGCGCAAACCCCATCCGCCAGGCCTACGAGACGGGTCGCGGGTCGATCCGGATGCGCGCCGTCGTCGACATCGAGGAGAACCGCGCCGGCGAGCAGCTGGTCGTTACCGAGCTGCCCTACCAGGTCAACAAGGCCAACCTGGCGCTGAAGATCGCCGAGCTGGTCAACACCAAGCGGCTCACGGGCATCCGCGACATCCGCGACGAGTCCAACCGCAAGGGCATCCGGCTGGTCATCGAGCTGAAGCGCGATGCCAACGCCCAGGTCGTGCTCAATCAGCTGTACAAGGCCACGCAGCTGCAGGACACCTTCGGCGTCATCAACCTCTCCCTGGTCCCCACCGGTGAGGACGAGATCGGCCCCGGGGTGCCGCGCACGATGGGTCTCAAGGACACCATCTCGCGCTACATCACCCACCAGATCGAGATCATCACCCGCCGGACGGAGTACCGGCTGCGCAAGGCCCGCGAACGAGCCCACATCCTCGAGGGCCTGATCATCGCGCTGGACAACCTCGACGACGTCATCCAGCTGATCCGCAACTCCGCCTCCGCCGACGCTGCCCAGTCCGAGCTGATGTCGCGCTTCGACCTGTCCGACGTGCAGGCCACCGCGATCCTCAACCTGCCCCTCCGCCGCCTGGCCGCCCTCGAGCGCCAGCGGATCCAGGAGGAGTACGCCGAGCTGATGGAGCGGATCATCGAGCTCGAGGGCATCCTCGCGGACCCCCAGAAGGTCAAGGACATCATCGTCGAGGAGCTGGAGGAGATCGCCGACCGCTTCGGCGACGCTCGGCGGACCCGGATCGTCCCGGCCGAGGGCGACCTCGACATCGAGGACCTCATCGCCGAGGAAGAGGTGGTCGTCACGATCACCCAGGCCGGCTACATCAAGCGGGTCTCCGCCAGCGAGTACAAGGTCCAGAAGCGCGGCGGCAAGGGCATCAACGCCGGTGGCCTCAAGGACGAGGACATCATCTGGGACCTGTTCTCCACCTCCACCCACCACTGGGTGCTGTTCTTCACCTCCAAGGGTCGGATGCATCGCATCAAGGCCTGGCAGATCCCCGAGAAGAGCCGTACCGCCCGTGGCGTCTACATGGCGAACGTGCCCGGCCTGGAGCTGGACAAGGACGAGGTCGTGCGCACCGTCGTGCACCTCGAGTCGCTCGAGCAGAACGGCAAGCACCTGCTGTTCTCCACCCGCAACGGCATCGTCAAGCGCACGAAGCTGGAGGAGTACGACTCCCCGCGGTCCACGCTGATCGCGATCAACCTCCGCGACGGCGACGAGCTGATCGACGTGCGGCTGACCTCGGGTGACGACGACGTGATCCTCGTGTCCCTCAAGGGCCAGTCGATCCGCTTCCACGAGTCCGACGCCCGCGCCATGGGCCGCAACGCCAGCGGTGTGAAGGGCATGAACCTTGCCGACGGCGACGAGCTGCTCGCCTGCGCCATCGTCGAACCCGACGGCTACCTCGTCGTCATCACCGACGAGGGCTACGGCAAGCGGACCCCGCTGGAGCGGTACCCCACGCAGAAGCGCGGCGGCATGGGCGTGAAGACCGCCAAGCTGACCGATGGTCGTGGTGGCCTCGTCGGCGCGATCGTCGCCGGGTACGAGCAGGAGATCTTCATCGTCACCGACCGGGGCACCATCATCCGGATGGACGTCAAGGACGTCCGGCCCACAGGGCGCAACACCCAGGGCGTGCGCGTGATGACCCCCAGGGACGGCGCCAAGGTCGCCTCCGTCGCGAAGGTCATGGAGCTCGAGGACGACGACGAGGAGTCCGAGGACGGCGAGGCGACCGACGGCGAGTCGACGGTCGACCTCGACCAGCAGGTGTCAACGACGGAGGTCGAGGGC
- a CDS encoding DinB family protein: MGLAERVDPVGATDEKTMLVQYLDHQRATVAMKARGVDAAGTAATVGASTLTLGGLVKHLTLVEHSWFEHRFVNGPEREPWASVDWDADPDWEFRTGATEDIDELLADYAAACERSNAVIAAAKLDDRLAWPGWDEAERERPSLRWVILHMIEETARHAGHADLLREAVDGAVGE, encoded by the coding sequence GTGGGCCTCGCCGAGCGCGTCGACCCGGTCGGCGCGACCGACGAGAAGACCATGCTGGTGCAGTACCTGGACCACCAGCGGGCGACCGTGGCGATGAAGGCCCGCGGCGTGGATGCCGCGGGCACCGCCGCCACGGTCGGCGCCTCGACCCTCACCCTCGGCGGGCTGGTCAAGCACCTGACCCTCGTCGAGCACAGCTGGTTCGAGCACCGCTTCGTCAACGGCCCCGAACGGGAGCCCTGGGCCAGCGTGGACTGGGACGCTGATCCCGACTGGGAGTTCCGGACCGGAGCGACCGAGGACATCGACGAGCTGCTCGCGGACTACGCGGCGGCCTGCGAACGATCCAACGCCGTCATCGCCGCGGCGAAGCTCGACGACCGGCTGGCCTGGCCCGGCTGGGACGAGGCCGAGCGCGAACGACCGAGCCTGCGCTGGGTCATCCTGCACATGATCGAGGAGACGGCCCGCCATGCGGGGCACGCCGACCTGCTGCGCGAAGCCGTCGACGGCGCCGTCGGCGAGTGA
- the dnaN gene encoding DNA polymerase III subunit beta — MKFRAERTEFEEAIKWVQRTVGERVSFPAMAGIKLSLAGDELTLSSTNGQIDSELTLPVQGERDGGALVSGKLLSNVVHLLPNDAVEIAAVNEAMNIRCGRASFELRLMVLEDFPSMRTPLEDAPSATLQAGEFSQLITQVARSASTEDARAVLTGVKLEASDGNFTAAATDSYRLAVRTIPWDEAGEMSALVSRRALEQAKHAADMLGSAVKLVLEPSYATFVFADRRLVSTLVEGKYPEYRGLIPDGYERRIRVDRQALTEVVRRIAVVGEADKAMTPVILGMDSDTLTVKADSTEAGQAEESLPIELEGEPLQIAFNPRFLIDGLDAMGGEQVMFEFRDELKPAVMRPPAPEEGDDESDADYLYLLMPVRV, encoded by the coding sequence ATGAAGTTCCGCGCCGAGCGCACCGAGTTCGAAGAGGCCATCAAGTGGGTGCAGCGCACCGTCGGCGAACGCGTCAGCTTCCCCGCCATGGCCGGCATCAAGCTGAGCCTGGCCGGTGACGAGCTGACCCTGTCCTCGACCAACGGACAGATCGACTCCGAGCTGACCCTGCCCGTCCAGGGCGAACGGGACGGCGGGGCCCTCGTGTCCGGCAAGCTGCTCAGCAACGTCGTCCACCTGCTGCCCAACGACGCCGTGGAGATCGCCGCCGTCAACGAGGCCATGAACATCCGCTGTGGCCGCGCCAGCTTCGAGCTGCGGCTGATGGTCCTCGAGGACTTCCCGTCCATGCGGACCCCGCTGGAGGATGCGCCCTCCGCCACCCTCCAGGCCGGCGAGTTCTCCCAGCTGATCACCCAGGTCGCCCGCTCCGCCAGCACCGAGGACGCCCGCGCGGTCCTCACCGGCGTGAAGCTGGAGGCCAGCGACGGCAACTTCACTGCCGCGGCCACCGACTCCTACCGCCTCGCCGTCCGCACGATCCCGTGGGACGAGGCGGGTGAGATGAGCGCCCTCGTGTCGCGTCGTGCGCTGGAACAGGCCAAGCACGCTGCAGACATGCTCGGGAGCGCCGTGAAGCTGGTCCTGGAGCCCAGCTACGCCACCTTCGTGTTCGCCGACCGTCGTCTGGTCTCCACCCTCGTCGAGGGCAAGTACCCCGAGTACCGCGGGCTCATCCCCGACGGCTACGAGCGGCGCATCCGTGTCGACCGCCAGGCCCTGACCGAGGTCGTGCGACGCATCGCCGTCGTCGGTGAGGCCGACAAGGCGATGACGCCGGTCATCCTCGGCATGGACAGCGACACCCTGACGGTCAAGGCCGACTCCACCGAAGCCGGTCAGGCCGAGGAGTCCCTCCCGATCGAGCTGGAGGGCGAGCCGTTGCAGATCGCCTTCAACCCGCGCTTCCTGATCGACGGGCTCGACGCCATGGGCGGCGAGCAGGTGATGTTCGAGTTCCGTGACGAGCTCAAGCCCGCCGTCATGCGCCCGCCGGCCCCCGAGGAGGGCGACGACGAGTCCGACGCGGACTACCTGTACCTGCTGATGCCCGTCCGGGTCTGA
- a CDS encoding DUF721 domain-containing protein has protein sequence MSRRPHRPDPQPIGRVIDEMITRRRWAGRLDGARIFDFWDEAAGPDIAAHANPVRLHGGVLVIAAEDAGWATQLRYFTGDLQARVNSIMGPDTVRKIEIVVQRSGK, from the coding sequence ATGAGCCGGCGACCACACCGTCCCGACCCCCAGCCGATCGGGCGGGTCATCGACGAGATGATCACCCGCCGTCGTTGGGCCGGGCGACTCGACGGGGCGCGGATCTTCGACTTCTGGGACGAGGCTGCGGGGCCCGACATCGCCGCGCATGCCAACCCCGTGCGGCTGCACGGCGGCGTCCTGGTGATCGCGGCCGAGGACGCCGGCTGGGCAACCCAGCTGCGCTACTTCACCGGCGACCTGCAGGCCCGGGTCAACTCGATCATGGGACCGGACACTGTCCGCAAGATCGAGATCGTGGTCCAACGCTCGGGCAAATAG